The genomic region ACCCCGGTTAAAAACGTTAATGCATTGTGTTTGCCGAACAGTTTACAGTACATATCtgtaaaaaatctgtaaaaatggTAAAACAGGATTTTGCTGTAAAACAATAGTGTAAATTTACAGCaagtccagccttcactccccacgtgcatcagtgaaatactttttgatagatactgaccactgcagaccaggaacaccccacaagagctgcagttctggagatgctctgatccagtggatcagtccatcacaatttggccctttttgGTCAAtgtcccacctactaacaggtgccatgatgaggagatcatcagtcttcatgtggtcataatgttatgcctgattggtgtatctcTCAGAACAAAAAAGATACATGTAAATTCACCAAATCATAACTAAAACAAATCTGAACCCTAATCTACAGAGTGAATTATATAACCATGTTCTAACAGAGCGGCTTGATGAAACTGGATATTATATAAACTGTCCAAACAGTTTTTAAAGACCATCCCAGCCTCAGCGCTCTAAACACACTCTGCTCAGTAGGCGGCAGTATTGTGCCTTAAAATGGCGCCTTAACTGCCctaatagaagaagaagaagagggttGCTTAGCGACAGTCAGCTGAAACAGCTGGCGGGAAAAAGCGGCGAGTGTTTTTAAAGCTTCCTCGTCTGATAACCGAGTTTACATAAAACTTCACATGACTATCTAAACATTTGGCTGTTCAGTGAACAACTTTTAGAAATGGCACCAGTTAAAATTAAACATGTCGTCTCCTTCACGTCAGAGGTAAGCGTTAAATATGTTCATCAGTTAGCTAGCTGTTTATCTCCGGCTAGTTACCCTCGCTCCCGCGTGACACTgttaaaataaagtgtttactCACGTGACATCTGGTCAGTAAAAAAATTAATGCACTGTGTGGCTTTGCAGGACCCCAAGCACCGTGTGGTGAACCTGTGCTCTGGCGGTGAAGGAAGCAGCCCGTGGCTCTGTAGTGCAGCGGAGAGGAGCGGCCTTCTGAAAGCCGAGCTGCAGCTGGACAGAGCTTCTAGCATCGCCTTTATTGACGTTGGTCAGTGGCCGTGTTTTAAAGGAAATTAAACGAGCCTGGCTGTATGACACTGCCATAGCTCTACAGACCGTCTCTGAAGAACAGCTCCTCTAACTAGTTGTGTCGGATGTTGGTTTAGGTGTCCTAACACCTTTATAAAGtcactttattattaaaatgtcaacGCAGCTTGCTGAGAACAGCTATTACGGCTTGTCTGAAATGTTGACAGTAGCTCAGTTTCacacagtttggggatgaccccttcctgttccaacatgactgcacaccactgaccaaagcaaggtccataaagacatagatgagtgagtttggtgtggaggaacttgaccggcctgcacagagtcctgacctcaaccccatagaacacctttgtggatgaattagagcggagactgtgagccagaccttctcgtcaaacatcagtgcctgacctcacaattgtgcttctagaggaatggtcaacctcataaacacactcctaaaccttgtggaaagccttcccagaagagttgaagcatgtgcatgtaaaggcagacgtcccagtatTGGTCTGgctcaggactctgtacaggccagtcaagttcctccacaccaaactcactcatccatgtctttatggaccttgctttggtcactggtgtgcagtcatgttggaacaggaaggggtcatccccaaactgttcccacaaagagcatgaaattgtccaaaatgtcttggtatgaagcattaagagttcctttcactggaactaaggggccgagtccaacccctgaaaaacaacacctgaactcagtgatttggaggggtgtcccaaaacttttgccaatatagtgtatatttatctgtaaggtttttttttttttacactggtGTTTTTCCTTTGCTTTGTCTTTTTAAGGAAACCACGGCTCCGCATTCATTCAGGTGGACGTGGGACGTTCTTCCTGGCCTATAGATCATCCTTATGTCACACTGCTGCCCACTGCAACCCTGATGAGCCCGGCTGATTCACGACAAGGCACAGGAAAGCACAGTGTGCGCATGTTCAAAAAAGGTGTCACTTATTTTAGGAATTTTTCAGTTAAGAAATAATTTGTGAATATACATCAGTGGATCATCTGGATCATATACATAAGGTGATTAAACTGCAGGGACGTAACATTAAGTTTCTCTATGAATGGATAGGTGACTTTTTACCCCAGGCTGCTGAAGAGAGCTGGGACAGGCTGAGGGTCACCTGCAGTCAGCCCTTTAACAAACGCAACCAATTTGGCCTGTCTTTCTTTCGTATTCGCACTGCTGATGAACATGATGAAGAGCCATCTGCCAATCAGGAGAACCCAACTACCCAAAACCAGGtaaaacattttacacattCCTGTTGGAATAACGTGATTGCTAACTTATAGGGCAGATTATTGACTGACCGGCTgaaagccatgcctcctttgtTAAGAGCGACTTGTAGGTTACTAATAAGCATAAGCATGTAATAAACTGATCCTCAAAATTGTCGGGAGATGCTTAAGACCTATTACTTGGCTTTTAACAGACTACACCAGACAAGATGTGGTCAGTAAGAGATTGGATCTCTAGCCCTCCTGTACAGCACACCTTCTTTGGCCAAAAGACAGGGTAAGCATcttataacatttaaaactcattttgtgcttgtttttatGCATAATACATATTTGAGATGGGATGATTTAAGTAAAAATACATGTAGAAATACACTCAATACCCattgaatacaaaaaaaaaacaatataggAAGTAGCTGATTtgcatattacattatatacacagatctggcataacattatgaccacctgcctaatattgtgccagtcccccttttgctgccaaaacagccctgatccgttgaggcatggactccactagatccctgaaggtgtgctgtggtatctggcaccaagatgttaggaACAGGTCCTTTAAATCAaggcttaaaggatacttttgatagatactgaccactgcagaccgggaacacactacaagagctgcagttttggagatgctctgatccagtccacaagtcaaactcgctcaaatccttacgcttgtccatttttcctgcttctaacacatcaactttgaggacaaaatgttgacttgctgcctaatatatcacacccactaacaggtgccatgatgaggagatcatcagtcttattcacttcacctggcactggtcacaGTGTTATTCCTGATCCTTGTAAATTTGTCTGGGTAAAATCTTATCAGGATGCAATCCAACAAAGCAGCCAAGTCTGCAAACTCAATCCAAGATGTCTGAggtcatttaattaatttatttatttatttaatttctcactctatttctctctctttatttcagaGAAAGCTCTCCAGGAGAACCCACAAAGGATCATGGGAAACTGAGCAGGGCTGAACGCATGGTAACAGCTGCACAGTCAACCAGGCGTTCTCTACACAAAACCTCCTGCAATGCATCAGTCAGCAGTAGTGAGAGACAAGAGAAGACCCAGAACAAACAGCAGGGTAAGACTGATGCTTAGCAGAAAGTTTTTACCTGAAACTGTCTCAGACAGTGTGCAGTTGTTTTAACAGCGTGTTCAAATGGACATTCTTCCTTTTTAGGTCCAGCCAGGACTCCTCAGGCATGCCGGAGAAAGTCAGAAACAATGTATGTACTGTTTTGCACATGGTCAATCAAAATTGTCTTGTACTTGAGGTGTGACTCTGGCTGTGTTATCTGTAGTTGTTTAACTGGTAAAACAAAAGGTTTTTAGCTAACACTACTCTGGTGTGGTTGCATCATCAGGTCTGTTTCTGCCTAGTTGAGAATTGCAGGTTCTTACTTTCTTTAGTTCATTTTATTAGTCACCATGAATATACACTagattggcaaaagttttgggacacccctccaaatcattgaattcaggtgttgctttatggaccttgctttggtcactggtgtgcagtcatgctggaacaggaaggggtcatccccaaactgttcccacaaagagcatgaaattgtccaaaatgtcttggtatgaagctgaagcattaagagttcctttcactggaactaaggggccgagcccaacccctgaaaaacaacacctgaactcaatgatttggaggggtgtcccaaaacttttggcaatataaaataatataatataaagtatGAACTTTATATAAATTTCCTAATTACTGTCAGAGATttctaattaataattaatgtttatCCAATGATAACTGTATTTTCTGGATGTTTTGCTGtaaatatatcacacacacacaaatgtattaATGTTCAGCATCTCTTTTTGTGTCCGGACAAAATCACATTGATTATACCCTGGAGAAATCatgtgagatatatatatatatatatatatatatatatatatatatatatatatatatatatatatatatatatatatatatatatatatatataatataaattactTGATTGAATGCATGCTATGTATTTATTTGGCAAAGACTTATATCCAAATGCTTTCTATTTTTCAGACAAAAGCAGGCAAGCCTGTCCTCAACTCCCAAGAGGTCCGGATGTGGTACATCAGATGTTACTGCCACCCAGAAGAAAAATAATGTGCTCAGACACAGTCCTGATAAATCTCATATACCAGCAACATCACTACAGATGAACAGCCCAGATTATCCTGAATCTCCTGAGACTGTATGCCCaatatgtggaggtgtgtgtgtgtgtgtgtcatgttattgtattaattaattccCACAGACAGAGGGAACATTAGCAGTGATACCACAATCTTTGTTCACATTGTTTAAACCACAGATGCTGCTGCTTATTCAAGCAAAGAAAATCATGCAGAGGGCGTAACAATGACTTTGTACAACATATGTTAGCGGTTCTGATATACACCATAGAAACAGTTCAGTGTTTCTAGAAAAAGACTGAAACTACAGTTCCTGCAATAAAGGGAAAAATCAGTGTGGAATGGCAGTGTGGGTTAagcaaaattaaaatatatcacCATGCTGATGAAAGGcgcttaaataaacaaaaaaaaaaccttggaaTTTTATTATAATCTTGGACACAAGATAGGGCGAATGTGATCTTCAgacaaatgcaaatgaaaagcAAATGCCACTTGGCAGCCATTCAGTTTTGTCCTTTAAGTGACACCTGGCTTTCTgctagattttggagcgtgACTGGAGATTTATGTTCATTCAGCCGtaagagcattaatgaggtcaGACACCGATGTCAGGcgaggaggcctggggtgcagtctgcattccagttcatcccaaaggttttcagtggagttgaggtcagagctttGCGTACACCACTTTCCACTCCAGTTAAAAATCGTAAGGACGCACTATAGAAATACTGAGAAGCAAAAGTTTGGGGAAAGCgcaggtgtccacatatttttgACCAAATGGTGTCGTATCTTCTTCTTGTCCATTCGACACTCattgtgtgtgcctgcatgtttgtgtgtgcatttcaTTTTAGAGAAATTGtcattaattctattttttctcctcttttctacACCATGTAGTGTCTTTCAGTTCAGACTACTTGCCCCTTCATGCCTCTTCCTGTCTGGATTCTGCTGCATTCTCGAgtgtcacagagagagaacttGGGTCATCTTTTTCCATTCATCAACCTTCTGATCCAAGCACAGATGAGCTCATGGTGCCATGTCCTCTGTGCTCCTTCAGATTCCCTATAGACTGCATCCAACAGCATGCCAGTACCTGTGGTGACTAAGTGTAGTCCTGACTGGGTAAAATCCCTCGgtcaaataaatacagtatatatgtatatataaaataaaataaattattacagCAAGTCTGTACACAATGTCGGTATATTTAACGAAATAATGAAGTCATTTGTGTGTGGCTTCTTACACCTCAGCTGGAGGACAAGGAGTATCAGAGTCACCATGTTTTCCAATGATATCTAATATCTTGGTGGATGTAATGGGCTTGGAAATAAAATCATGGACTGAGTCTGACACAAAAAGATGATACAGGTGCCTTTgtattatttgaatattttatactTAATTCTTAATATTGTTGTCTTTAGAAACTGGAATGTTTTTACGCAAATATTTTGTACTGTTTTGTTCACCTTTTTATGGTGTCACGGActgcaaaaatataaatatctacAAAACAAACCTTGGCTTGTGATGTCTGGTGCACAACATTCACAGTTTAGATGGAAATATTTCTGGCAGAAGAGCTCGACTGAACAAAGGGCCATAATGAGATGTGAAACATGTTGTCAGTGTTGAGGTTTTAATTGGCTGTGACCCTTGGGGATCGCAAGGTGTTTGGTTCGGAAAGTAGCTGAAGGTGAATTAACCCTTTCAGGCGTGTTGACCTGCTGTTGACTCGTCAGTTGCGTGTTGGAGTGAACACATAGCAGTCCAGTTACGGAGGATTCAACAACCTGTGTTTGAAGACTCGAGAGGTTGTTAAAGATCTTGAACATGTGGAATCATTGATTTTTCATTAATCAGCCTTATAGGAATATTGTTTTTTGATTAATTGGGGTTTTTTCCAGTTTGTGACATGATGGAGCACCTCACGGTAAGACAAGCACTTGTGATCCTGCATTACTAATCCGAactaattaataaatgttcagGTGGAAAATTGATTTTATTAACAAACAGAATTGAACataacagctttacagaaatatataaatggtTGAGATTTTAATCAGACCTGAAGAAGGAACacagggaatttttttttttgtctaaattaattttaattggAAGATTTTTTTCGAAAAAGTGTTTTGTTCGTTGCTGAAAATAAttcaaatgcatttatttttttatctgagATGAGACTGCTCTTTTTACAATTTCTCTGTAGTCGCACAAACTGCACATGAAAAAGATCTTGTTAAGAGAGAAAAACTCAATTGCAG from Hemibagrus wyckioides isolate EC202008001 linkage group LG18, SWU_Hwy_1.0, whole genome shotgun sequence harbors:
- the xndc1 gene encoding short transient receptor potential channel 2, with protein sequence MAPVKIKHVVSFTSEDPKHRVVNLCSGGEGSSPWLCSAAERSGLLKAELQLDRASSIAFIDVGNHGSAFIQVDVGRSSWPIDHPYVTLLPTATLMSPADSRQGTGKHSVRMFKKGDFLPQAAEESWDRLRVTCSQPFNKRNQFGLSFFRIRTADEHDEEPSANQENPTTQNQTTPDKMWSVRDWISSPPVQHTFFGQKTGESSPGEPTKDHGKLSRAERMVTAAQSTRRSLHKTSCNASVSSSERQEKTQNKQQGPARTPQACRRKSETIQKQASLSSTPKRSGCGTSDVTATQKKNNVLRHSPDKSHIPATSLQMNSPDYPESPETVCPICGVSFSSDYLPLHASSCLDSAAFSSVTERELGSSFSIHQPSDPSTDELMVPCPLCSFRFPIDCIQQHASTCGD